From a single Streptomyces sp. 1331.2 genomic region:
- a CDS encoding adenylate/guanylate cyclase domain-containing protein, which yields MAEDGSSGATSGTNDPTVALELERLILDAPRRYTPYQAARAADVPMELATRFWRAMGFPDIGQSRALTDGDVIALRRLAGLVESGLLSESMAIQVARSTGQTTARLAGWQMDTFLENLTQSVEPGLTRADVAYPLVELLLPELEQFLVYVWRRQLAAVTGRVVQAAEDNEITSGRLAVGFADLVGFTRLSRRLEEEELGELVETFENTCSDLIVGQGGRVIKTLGDEILYVSEDPATAAEIALGLIEALAEEDPIPPLRVGMAFGTVTSRMGDVFGTTVNLASRLTSIAPKDAVLIDGEFAAALEQNGSVAPADSEGPGLAEALSAAAGMPASGLPMPGPDAGARFHLQPMWRRPVRGLGLVEPWLLTRRLKAD from the coding sequence GACGTCGGGTACCAACGACCCCACGGTCGCGCTCGAACTGGAACGCCTGATCCTGGACGCGCCGCGCCGCTACACCCCGTACCAGGCCGCGCGCGCCGCCGACGTCCCGATGGAGCTGGCCACCCGCTTCTGGCGCGCCATGGGCTTCCCCGACATCGGCCAGTCCCGGGCGCTGACCGACGGCGACGTGATCGCGCTGCGCCGGCTGGCCGGCCTGGTCGAGTCCGGCCTGCTCAGCGAGTCGATGGCGATCCAGGTGGCCCGCTCCACCGGCCAGACCACGGCCCGGCTGGCCGGCTGGCAGATGGACACCTTCCTGGAGAACCTCACCCAGTCCGTCGAGCCCGGGCTGACCCGCGCCGACGTCGCGTACCCGCTGGTCGAGCTGCTGCTGCCGGAGCTGGAGCAGTTCCTGGTGTACGTCTGGCGGCGCCAGCTGGCGGCCGTCACCGGCCGGGTGGTGCAGGCCGCCGAGGACAACGAGATCACCAGCGGGCGGCTGGCCGTCGGCTTCGCCGACCTGGTCGGCTTCACCCGGCTCTCCCGGCGGCTGGAGGAGGAGGAGCTCGGCGAGCTGGTCGAGACCTTCGAGAACACCTGCTCGGACCTGATCGTCGGCCAGGGTGGCCGGGTGATCAAGACCCTCGGCGACGAGATCCTCTACGTCTCCGAGGACCCGGCGACCGCCGCCGAGATCGCGCTCGGCCTGATCGAGGCGCTGGCCGAGGAGGACCCCATCCCGCCGCTGCGGGTCGGCATGGCCTTCGGCACGGTCACCTCGCGGATGGGCGACGTCTTCGGCACCACCGTCAACCTGGCCAGCCGGCTCACCTCGATCGCGCCCAAGGACGCGGTGCTGATCGACGGCGAGTTCGCCGCCGCCCTGGAGCAGAACGGCAGCGTCGCCCCGGCCGACTCGGAGGGGCCCGGCCTGGCCGAGGCACTGTCGGCCGCCGCCGGGATGCCCGCCTCCGGGCTGCCGATGCCGGGGCCGGACGCCGGGGCGCGGTTCCACCTCCAGCCGATGTGGCGCCGCCCGGTGCGGGGGCTCGGGCTGGTCGAGCCGTGGCTGCTCACCCGGCGGCTGAAGGCGGACTAG